A single genomic interval of Lynx canadensis isolate LIC74 chromosome A2, mLynCan4.pri.v2, whole genome shotgun sequence harbors:
- the MOB3A gene encoding LOW QUALITY PROTEIN: MOB kinase activator 3A (The sequence of the model RefSeq protein was modified relative to this genomic sequence to represent the inferred CDS: inserted 3 bases in 2 codons), whose translation MSNPFLKQVFNKDKTFRPKRKFEPGTQRFELHKKAQASLNAGLDLKLAVQLPPXEELSDWVAVHVXDFFNRVNLIYGTIGDECTEQSCPVMSGGPKYEYRWQDEHQFRKPTALSAPRYMDLLMDWIEVQINNEELFPPTWVSTPFPKNFLQVVRKILSRLFRVFVHVYIHHFDRIAQMGSEAHVNTCYKHFYYFVKEFGLIDTKELEPLKEMTARMCH comes from the exons ATGTCCAACCCCTTCCTGAAGCAAGTTTTCAACAAGGACAAGACTTTCCGGCCCAAGCGCAAGTTCGAGCCGGGCACCCAGCGGTTCGAGCTGCACAAGAAGGCGCAGGCGTCGCtgaacgcggggctcgacctgAAGCTGGCCGTGCAGCTGCCCCC CGAGGAGCTCAGCGACTGGGTGGCCGTGCACG GTGACTTCTTCAACCGCGTCAACCTCATCTACGGCACCATCGGCGACGAGTGCACGGAGCAGTCCTGCCCGGTCATGTCCGGCGGCCCCAAGTACGAGTACCGCTGGCAAGACGAGCACCAGTTCCGCAAGCCCACGGCGCTGTCGGCCCCCCGCTACATGGACCTGCTCATGGACTGGATCGAGGTGCAGATCAACAACGAGGAGCTCTTTCCACCCACGTGGGTGA GCACGCCGTTCCCCAAGAACTTCCTGCAGGTAGTGAGGAAGATCCTGTCGCGACTGTTCCGCGTGTTCGTGCACGTCTACATCCACCACTTCGACCGCATCGCGCAGATGGGCTCCGAGGCGCACGTCAACACCTGCTACAAGCACTTTTACTACTTCGTCAAGGAGTTCGGCCTCATCGACACCAAGGAGCTCGAGCCGCTG aaagaaatgactgCACGGATGTGCCACTGA
- the IZUMO4 gene encoding izumo sperm-egg fusion protein 4 isoform X1 produces the protein MALLLCLGLTAALARGCLHCHGNFSEKFSFYRHHVNLKSWWVGDIPVSGLLLSDWSQDTMKELHLAIPADDHPGEAEPSGERRVPEDGSAVPGEDVFPRVLPQRAASHLSGAGAPHPECNHRKPHRLSASLCVSEPLPGPWGTAVAASPGGRGGGSLRPPLLCCRHLPVRDHLLYQLHGLARRLLWLQLRVIGTVGNSCAGPPPVHVSWGPWAQGGDLPLHACRSDSNPAVVVEISGTSKSPVPKPSMTCIRGGVLMCPCGQDDHTRTAPAFLMSPSFTCLEPPHLANLTLENASECLTQH, from the exons aTGGCTCTGCTGCTGTGCCTCGGCCTGACCGCGGCGCTGGCCCGCGGCTGCCTGCACTGTCACGGCAACTTCTCGGAGAAGTTCTCCTTCTACCGCCATCACGTGAATCTCAAGTCCTGGTGGGTGGGCGACATCCCCGTGTCGGGCTTGCTGCTCAGCGACTGGAGCCAGGACACGATGAAGGAGCTGCACCTGGCCATCCCCGCGGACGATCA CCCGGGAGAAGCTGAACCAAGTGGCGAACGCCGTGTACCAGAAGATGGATCAGCTGTACCAGGGGAAGATGTATTTCCCCG GGTACTTCCCCAACGAGCTGCGAGCCATCTTTCGGGAGCAGGTGCACCTCATCCAGAATGCAATCATCGAAA GCCGCATCGACTGTCAGCGTCACTGTGTGTGAGCGAGCCCCTGCCCGGTCCGTGGGGCACAGCGGTGGCGGCCAGCCCTGGAGGCCGAGGCGGGGGGAGCCTGCGGCCGCCTCTCCTGTGTTGCAGGCATCTTCCAGTACGAGACCATCTCCTGTACCAACTGCACGGACTCGCACGTCGTCTGCTTTGGCTACAACTGCGA GTCATCGGCACAGTGGGAAACAGCTGTGCAGGGCCTCCTCCGGTACATGTGAGTTGGGGCCcctgggctcagggaggggacCTTCCCCTCCACGCCTGCCGTTCTGATTCCAATCCTGCTGTCGTTGTAGAAATAAGTGGCACAAGTAAGTCCCCTGTCCCCAAACCCAGCATGACTTGTATCAGAGGCGGTGTGCTTATGTGCCCTTGCGG ACAGGACGACCACACAAG AACCGCTCCAGCTTT TCTGATGTCACCAAGCTTCACATGTCTTGAGCCCCCACACCTGGCCAACTTGACTCTGGAAAATGCTTCCGAGTGCCTGACACAGCACTGA
- the IZUMO4 gene encoding izumo sperm-egg fusion protein 4 isoform X2, giving the protein MALLLCLGLTAALARGCLHCHGNFSEKFSFYRHHVNLKSWWVGDIPVSGLLLSDWSQDTMKELHLAIPADDHPGEAEPSGERRVPEDGSAVPGEDVFPRVLPQRAASHLSGAGAPHPECNHRKPHRLSASLCVSEPLPGPWGTAVAASPGGRGGGSLRPPLLCCRHLPVRDHLLYQLHGLARRLLWLQLRVIGTVGNSCAGPPPVHVSWGPWAQGGDLPLHACRSDSNPAVVVEISGTNRTTTQEPLQLF; this is encoded by the exons aTGGCTCTGCTGCTGTGCCTCGGCCTGACCGCGGCGCTGGCCCGCGGCTGCCTGCACTGTCACGGCAACTTCTCGGAGAAGTTCTCCTTCTACCGCCATCACGTGAATCTCAAGTCCTGGTGGGTGGGCGACATCCCCGTGTCGGGCTTGCTGCTCAGCGACTGGAGCCAGGACACGATGAAGGAGCTGCACCTGGCCATCCCCGCGGACGATCA CCCGGGAGAAGCTGAACCAAGTGGCGAACGCCGTGTACCAGAAGATGGATCAGCTGTACCAGGGGAAGATGTATTTCCCCG GGTACTTCCCCAACGAGCTGCGAGCCATCTTTCGGGAGCAGGTGCACCTCATCCAGAATGCAATCATCGAAA GCCGCATCGACTGTCAGCGTCACTGTGTGTGAGCGAGCCCCTGCCCGGTCCGTGGGGCACAGCGGTGGCGGCCAGCCCTGGAGGCCGAGGCGGGGGGAGCCTGCGGCCGCCTCTCCTGTGTTGCAGGCATCTTCCAGTACGAGACCATCTCCTGTACCAACTGCACGGACTCGCACGTCGTCTGCTTTGGCTACAACTGCGA GTCATCGGCACAGTGGGAAACAGCTGTGCAGGGCCTCCTCCGGTACATGTGAGTTGGGGCCcctgggctcagggaggggacCTTCCCCTCCACGCCTGCCGTTCTGATTCCAATCCTGCTGTCGTTGTAGAAATAAGTGGCACAA ACAGGACGACCACACAAG AACCGCTCCAGCTTT TCTGA
- the IZUMO4 gene encoding izumo sperm-egg fusion protein 4 isoform X3: MALLLCLGLTAALARGCLHCHGNFSEKFSFYRHHVNLKSWWVGDIPVSGLLLSDWSQDTMKELHLAIPADAAREKLNQVANAVYQKMDQLYQGKMYFPGYFPNELRAIFREQVHLIQNAIIESRIDCQRHCGIFQYETISCTNCTDSHVVCFGYNCESSAQWETAVQGLLRYINKWHKQDDHTRTAPAFLMSPSFTCLEPPHLANLTLENASECLTQH, translated from the exons aTGGCTCTGCTGCTGTGCCTCGGCCTGACCGCGGCGCTGGCCCGCGGCTGCCTGCACTGTCACGGCAACTTCTCGGAGAAGTTCTCCTTCTACCGCCATCACGTGAATCTCAAGTCCTGGTGGGTGGGCGACATCCCCGTGTCGGGCTTGCTGCTCAGCGACTGGAGCCAGGACACGATGAAGGAGCTGCACCTGGCCATCCCCGCGGACG CAGCCCGGGAGAAGCTGAACCAAGTGGCGAACGCCGTGTACCAGAAGATGGATCAGCTGTACCAGGGGAAGATGTATTTCCCCG GGTACTTCCCCAACGAGCTGCGAGCCATCTTTCGGGAGCAGGTGCACCTCATCCAGAATGCAATCATCGAAA GCCGCATCGACTGTCAGCGTCACTGT GGCATCTTCCAGTACGAGACCATCTCCTGTACCAACTGCACGGACTCGCACGTCGTCTGCTTTGGCTACAACTGCGA GTCATCGGCACAGTGGGAAACAGCTGTGCAGGGCCTCCTCCGGTACAT AAATAAGTGGCACAA ACAGGACGACCACACAAG AACCGCTCCAGCTTT TCTGATGTCACCAAGCTTCACATGTCTTGAGCCCCCACACCTGGCCAACTTGACTCTGGAAAATGCTTCCGAGTGCCTGACACAGCACTGA